In Methanothrix harundinacea 6Ac, the genomic stretch CAACGGGACGATCAACACCAGCCACCCCTTCAATCGGATGCTGGTAGATGCTGGCTTCGCCGTGGTTAAGAACTTCACCAACAACGAATTCGACCCGGCGGCGTGGTGGGGGAACGCGACGACCGAGCCCGAACCAGACGAGGTTAACGAGACCGCGACGACGACCACAGAGGGGCAGTTTGTGGGCTCTACGAAGTCGGATAAGTACCATTATCCCTCATGCAGGTGGGCGGAGAAGATCCTCCCTGAAAATGAGATCTGGTTTGCCAGCTCTGAGGAGGCCAGGGCGGCGGGATACATCCCCTGTGGGGTGTGCAACCCACCATGAAGATCCGAATCATCAACTCCAGTAAGGAGATATCCAGGCTTGATCCAAAAGAGAGGGTGGTCCATGTGTCTTTCCCCCTCACTACCTCCGCTCTCCTGGAGCTGGCAAAAAAATGCCCCAAATTAGAGGGTATCCAGGTTCCCCCATCACGGCTTGCGAATATGGGGGGTCGGTCCTTGATCCTTCTGGAGGTCCTGGGGGTTAGGATTTTCGAGGGCTCCATTCAGGGTTATAGGACGGATCGGGCCGAATACATCACCATAGATGACGGCCTGATCCTCCAGAGGGCGGGGGAGCTCCGGGCAGAGGGCTGGACTCCGGGGAGATCGTGGCGAAAGTGGCTGAGGAGGCGGGGGTCTCGCCGGGGCTGGTGGGGTTCATCTTGGATTCGAGGGCTTAGGCCGTCGCCTCTTCGATGATTCTGATCGATAGGATTTACAATGTTCTTTGGAGAGGAGACCGATTACCGCTCTTGGAAGACCACTCTTCACCAAAGCTATTTAGAACATCGATCAAGTCCTTTTTCCAAGGATTGGTAATCTTGGTAGGTACTCTCTGCATTATTTTGAGTAACTCAGGGTTGTCTTTCACTATTTCAAGGTCATCCGCCCTGATGAACATGAAATCCCATTTGTCGGTTTGATTAAAGGTACAAACCGCTAGTATGTCAAAGTAATCAGCACGGTAGCTTCGGGTATTGCTTCCATCCTTTGAATTCCTGGTTCTTTGAATCTCTACCTTGTAGCTAAATTCCGGTTTCTTGTAAACCTCATTCCTTAGATTCTTACACTCCATTTGGTAGCTCTTTCCTTTTGACTCAAAGGCGAAGTCGGGGTGGCCGTCTTTATCTCTCCATTCCAAGCTCTGAATGGTCCCTTGATTCTCTAAACCTTCCAAATAGCGGTATAGGTATAACTCTGCAAGCTTACCCTTAACATCTACCTGTGCCCTAAAACCCTTCAGTATTGCTTCCATTATGTCGCTAGCGGGGGCATTTAGAAGATCCTCTAATTCATGAGCCAATGCAATCACTTCAGTAATTGCCAATGGAAAAGTGCTAATAT encodes the following:
- a CDS encoding DUF1699 family protein, with amino-acid sequence MKIRIINSSKEISRLDPKERVVHVSFPLTTSALLELAKKCPKLEGIQVPPSRLANMGGRSLILLEVLGVRIFEGSIQGYRTDRAEYITIDDGLILQRAGELRAEGWTPGRSWRKWLRRRGSRRGWWGSSWIRGLRPSPLR